A single Cucumis melo cultivar AY chromosome 4, USDA_Cmelo_AY_1.0, whole genome shotgun sequence DNA region contains:
- the LOC103500334 gene encoding uncharacterized protein LOC103500334: MGATEIPVEEREMERRNEEERGENWRKLPEEKRMEDLEKGEKVGVLPEQVMERDIKTTNNEGDLHVSMLHRLNPTNPLRIILNGGARVATPSPQPSSGGPSDHHHHQHRQAPVPLSVSTPQQPAVINLNSKAYTDKVSLFLFVMHLVLAVGLVCFLVFKGIQGLLYASDSIKRKEKRVLQYFLPQVEVASLLSISLAFAWQKAVRLWPKFMVHFILWCSFAMSLSAGILLVCFQMPATEGVGVCFLVFAIGNGLYACWVSQRIGFCSKVFVKSLEPVCKIPDLNQPTYWMLGAGFLWMSFWILSVIGALNFYFPPLTIIVLVLSLLWTAEVMRNVANITVSRVISLYYLRGMQSNTRFCLQRALTRNLGSASLGSLFVPTIEALRILARGLNLLEGEDEFMFSCAHCCLHVMNSIFRRGNSWAFVQIASYGKDFVRASQDTWKLFEMTDMVQIVDSDITSSICFLTGVCSGCICVIVIASWTFTVHRGFTATISLLSFIIGYLMTRIAMALPHACVSCYYVCYAENPENRLFDDTIKDRQALLKSNRDVVMTPRMPRRSRT; the protein is encoded by the exons ATGGGTGCTACTGAAATACCA GTGGAGGAGAGGGAAATGGAAAGAAGGAATGAGGAGGAGAGAGGGGAAAATTGGAGGAAATTACCAGAAGAGAAGAGAATGGAAGATCTAGAGAAAGGGGAAAAAGTAGGTGTATTACCAGAACAAGTGATGGAGAGGGATATTAAAACTACTAATAATGAAGGTGATTTACACGTTTCAATGTTGCATAGATTGAATCCAACAAACCCtttgagaatcattctcaaTGGTGGAGCTAGAGTAGCCACTCCTTCTCCTCAGCCCTCCTCCGGTGGCCCTTCCGACCATCACCATCATCAGCATCGTCAGGCCCCTGTTCCTCTCTCTGTTTCGACTCCACAG CAACCTGCAGTGATTAATCTGAATTCAAAAGCATATACAGATAAAGTGAGCCTGTTTCTGTTTGTTATGCACTTGGTTTTGGCTGTTGGGTTGGTTTGTTTCCTTGTTTTCAAAGGGATTCAAGGGCTGTTATATGCATCAGACTCtataaagagaaaagagaagagggTTCTTCAGTATTTCCTTCCACAAGTTGAGGTTGCATCTCTGTTGAGCATTAGTCTTGCATTTGCTTGGCAAAAGGCTGTGAGGTTGTGGCCGAAGTTTATGGTTCATTTTATCCTATGGTGTTCCTTTGCAATGTCCTTATCAGCTGGAATCCTGCTAGTTTGCTTTCAAATGCCTGCCACAGAAGGTGTGGGAGTCTGTTTCCTTGTTTTTGCAATTGGTAATGGGTTATACGCCTGCTGGGTTTCACAGAGAATAGGGTTTTGTTCAAAGGTTTTTGTCAAATCGCTTGAGCCTGTTTGCAAGATCCCCGATTTGAATCAGCCAACCTATTGGATGCTTGGGGCTGGATTTCTTTGGATGTCTTTTTGGATTTTGTCTGTCATAGGAGCATTGAACTTTTACTTTCCTCCTCTGACTATAATTGTTTTAGTTCTTAGCTTGCTTTGGACTGCTGAAGTGATGAGAAATGTTGCCAATATAACTGTTAGTAGGGTTATCTCTCTGTATTATCTCAGAGGAATGCAAAGCAATACCCGATTTTGTCTCCAAAGAGCCTTGACTAGAAACCTAGGAAGTGCGTCTCTTGGTTCTCTCTTTGTTCCTACCATTGAAGCTCTCCGAATTCTTGCTCGAGGTCTGAATTTGCTTGAGGGGGAAGACGAGTTTATGTTTTCTTGTGCTCATTGTTGTCTTCACGTCATGAACTCGATCTTTCGACGCGGTAATAGTTGGGCTTTTGTGCAG ATAGCTTCATATGGAAAAGATTTCGTGCGAGCATCACAAGATACTTGGAAGCTCTTCGAGATGACCGATATGGTACAGATTGTTGACTCGGATATAACAAGCTCAATTTGCTTCCTCACCGGAGTTTGTAGTGGCTGTATTTGTGTCATTGTTATAGCTAGCTGGACTTTCACAGTTCATCGTGGCTTCACGGCTACTATTTCCTTGCTAAGCTTCATAATTGGATACCTAATG ACAAGGATTGCAATGGCACTGCCCCATGCTTGTGTGAGTTGTTATTACGTATGTTATGCCGAAAATCCTGAGAACCGACTCTTCGACGATACTATCAAGGATCGTCAAGCCTTACTAAAGTCTAACCGAGATGTAGTCATGACGCCCCGAATGCCACGCAGAAGCAGGACATGA